One Clavelina lepadiformis chromosome 1, kaClaLepa1.1, whole genome shotgun sequence genomic region harbors:
- the LOC143448030 gene encoding galactosylceramide sulfotransferase-like isoform X3, with protein sequence MYRCVEPVRHFVFIRTHKTGSTTVRSVIRNIVLKNQLSTLHIGDGKFKCHHSTPFIGGYPGPVNFRFISCDGVETISEHHRFNASEMQHHMPADTRYFTILRNPWSQFQSSYNYYKTSLNKLVSNVQCRSMPIKYVTNGTEINVLAFLRKSEKLLNKTVPWYFRFKNSQAHDLGLDPMMEDEEEINKKILELDSQIDSVLISEHMDESMILLKNLLCAKLDDLVYQNGKTKNYEHFSLSHSDWKTFQRHNKVDIALYDYFYKKFKNDVEAFGLDNMEKETLKLRKMIKNVTSAPPRKDQHSSSKQKFKKWSKIGKLSTAEDIASRIRLPKKKAVKMAKYMMSYSGHCYELIS encoded by the exons ATGTAT CGTTGTGTGGAGCCAGTCCGACATTTTGTCTTTATAAGAACGCACAAAACCGGCAGTACAACAGTGAGATCTGTTATAAGAAACATTGTGTTGAAAAATCAACTATCGACG TTACATATAGGCGATGGGAAATTTAAGTGTCATCACTCAACGCCATTTATCGGTGGTTATCCTGGACCTGTTAATTTTCGATTTATTTCATGCGATGGCGTGGAAACAATATCCGAACATCACCGGTTCAACGCATCTGAAATGCAACATCATATGCCCGCAGACACAAG GTACTTCACGATTCTAAGAAACCCATGGAGTCAATTTCAGTCGTCATATAATTACTATAAAACCTCTCTAAACAAGCTTGTTTCTAACGTTCAATGTAGAAGTATGCCTATAAAATACGTCACAAATGGAACTGAAATAAATGTTCTTGCATTTCTCAGGAAATCTGAGAAGTTGTTAAACAAAACTGTGCCCTGGTACTTTAG GTTTAAAAATTCTCAAGCACACGACTTAGGATTAGATCCTATGATGGAGGATGAAgaagaaattaacaaaaaaatcttggaATTAGATTCTCAAATTGATTCTGTGTTAATAAGCGAGCACATGGATGAATCTATGATTCTACTGAAG AACTTGCTGTGTGCCAAATTGGATGACCTAGTTTATCAAAacggaaaaacaaaaaattacgAACATTTTTCCCTAAGCCATTCAGATTGGAAAACTTTTCAGCGACATAACAAAGTT GATATCGCACTTTATGACTACTTctacaaaaagtttaaaaatgatgTTGAAGCCTTCGGGTTAGATAATATGGAAAAGGAAACGTTAAAGTTGaggaaaatgataaaaaatgtaacatCTGCACCTCCTCGAAAAGATCAACATTCAagttcaaaacaaaagtttaaaaaatggtCAAAAATAGGAAAACTTTCAACTGCTGAAGATATAGCTTCCAGAATCAGACTACCAAAGAAGAAAGCAGTTAAGATGGCTAAATATATGATGAGTTATTCAGGACACTGTTATGAACTGATatcttaa
- the LOC143452054 gene encoding fibroblast growth factor receptor 3-like isoform X1 yields MQSKFTRKAWPNDIFNRTLGQSATFRCSHIRFLDDPRYLPLLKMEWFKNKHKIQQRKKKIKIFGKSAKLSVEGIKLEVCNITEEDSGEYICKLSYQNMTTGFWHYILSMRSQLNVAVPALLVNASTLKTGTWTIENATATNFQTIISNDDDVGNVEKWKVLVVGAIFGTGGFLFITLLCWVLPVGCRTSLNSLGCRKNKPDKEGLSETEWRECLRKNHIPLNIERKDSGIEQEQEIDCMDEERYRLLFPFINDFEWKMLKDSHINRESVKCEVEHSMPIILGTGNFGHVYKGEISSRDGNKRLVAVKRLNDGYKPKELGHFLMEALTLLKAGSHRNVISLEGSILLDTLAGSNAEETLEKPPILLMELADAGNLKHFLQDRRLDFETANKCIIQITETTSNGDIMIGKNLWLKDLTSISRQIAMGMNHLASKKIVHRDLAARNVLLTSNKIVKIADFGLSKHMRNLQQLYYRIHEPEMTPAKWTAPEALCDNIYSLKSDVWSFGVLLWEIFSMGKQPYLGIPVSQLYTRLYRGYRLEQPDFATKATYALMKKCWVWDPKGRTDFSKLIDDFEETLLSVAQPYIDLAKRSDSAYSTISIGTPSDGSVPDSVFLNHGSTSSLKTNSCEEINDEKWEASEVEKQATTFTELLNPTYQV; encoded by the exons ATGCAAA GTAAATTTACTAGAAAAGCATGGCCAAATGACATTTTCAATCGGACTCTAGGACAATCGGCCACATTCAGATGCAGCCATATTCGTTTTTTAGACGATCCGCGTTACCTTCCGCTTTTGAAAATGGaatggtttaaaaataaacataaaatccaacaaagaaagaaaaag attaaaatatttggaaaaagtGCGAAACTTTCAGTGGAAGGAATAAAATTAGAAGTATGTAATATCACAGAAGAAGATTCTGGCGAATACATCTGCAAACTGAGCTACCAAAACATGACGACCGGTTTTTGGCATTATATCTTGTCGATGCGTTCACAACTTAATGTTGCAGTTCCAG CCTTACTAGTAAATGCATCTACTTTGAAAACTGGTACTTGGACCATCGAAAATGCTACTGCTACGAATTTTCAAACGATTATCTCAAATGACGATGACGTCG GTAATGTAGAAAAGTGGAAAGTTCTCGTGGTTGGGGCCATTTTTGGTACAGGCGGGTTTCTTTTCATTACTTTGTTGTGTTGGGTTCTACCGGTGGGCTGCAGGACAAGCTTAAACTCTTTAGGCTGCCGAAAAAACAAACCTGACAAGGAAGGTCTGAGCGAAACCGAATGGAGAGAGTGCTTAAGAAAGAATCATATTCCATTGAATATTGAAAGAAAAGATTCTGGAATAGAACAGGAACaa GAAATAGATTGCATGGACGAAGAAAGATATCGTCTTTTGTTTCCATTTATAAACGATTTCGAGTGGAAGATGTTAAAAGATTCCCACATAAACAGAGAAAG CGTAAAATGTGAGGTGGAGCATTCGATGCCGATCATATTGGGTACGGGAAACTTCGGTCACGTCTACAAAGGAGAAATAAGTAGCCGAGATGGAAACAAGCGTTTAGTTGCTGTAAAGAGATTAAATG ATGGATACAAGCCTAAGGAACTAGGCCATTTCTTGATGGAGGCTTTGACTCTGTTGAAAGCTGGTAGTCATCGTAACGTCATTTCTCTGGAAGGAAGCATACTGCTGGATACACTTGCTGGATCA AATGCAGAGGAAACTTTGGAAAAACCTCCAATTCTTTTGATGGAATTAGCCGATGCTGGAAATTTAAAGCACTTTCTTCAGGATAGGCG GTTGGACTTTGAAACTGCAAACAAATGTATAATACAAATTACTGAGACGACCAGTAACGGAGATATCATGATTGGTAAGAACCTCTGGCTGAAAGATCTCACATCGATATCTCGCCAGATCGCAATGGGCATGAATCACCTTGCCAGCAAAAAG ATAGTACACAGAGACCTCGCAGCCAGGAACGTTTTGCTGACAAGTAACAAGATTGTCAAAATAGCCGACTTTGGTTTGTCAAAACACATGAGAAACCTTCAACAATTATACTATCGGATACATGAACCTGAG ATGACTCCAGCGAAATGGACAGCTCCTGAAGCACTTTGTGATAATATTTACTCGCTTAAATCAGACGT GTGGTCATTCGGAGTTTTGCtctgggaaatattttcaatggGAAAACAACCGTATCTTGGTATTCCAGTGAGTCAACTGTACACAAGACTCTACCGAGGCTACAGGCTAGAGCAGCCCGACTTTGCCACAAAAGCCAC ATACGCtttgatgaaaaaatgttgGGTTTGGGATCCGAAAGGAAGAACTGACTTCTCGAAACTAATCGATGATTTTGAAGAAACTTTGCTATCTGTCGCACAG CCGTACATTGACTTGGCTAAACGCAGTGATTCGGCATACAGCACGATCTCCATTGGAACACCATCAGATGGCAGTGTTCCAGACTCTGTTTTCCTAAATCATGGATCAACCAGCTCACTGAAGACGAATAGTTGTGAAGAAATAAATGACGAGAAATGGGAAGCAAGCGAAGTAGAAAAGCAAGCTACAACTTTTACAGAACTTCTCAATCCAACGTACCAAGTTTAG
- the LOC143452054 gene encoding fibroblast growth factor receptor 3-like isoform X2 — protein MQSKFTRKAWPNDIFNRTLGQSATFRCSHIRFLDDPRYLPLLKMEWFKNKHKIQQRKKKIKIFGKSAKLSVEGIKLEVCNITEEDSGEYICKLSYQNMTTGFWHYILSMRSQLNVAVPVNASTLKTGTWTIENATATNFQTIISNDDDVGNVEKWKVLVVGAIFGTGGFLFITLLCWVLPVGCRTSLNSLGCRKNKPDKEGLSETEWRECLRKNHIPLNIERKDSGIEQEQEIDCMDEERYRLLFPFINDFEWKMLKDSHINRESVKCEVEHSMPIILGTGNFGHVYKGEISSRDGNKRLVAVKRLNDGYKPKELGHFLMEALTLLKAGSHRNVISLEGSILLDTLAGSNAEETLEKPPILLMELADAGNLKHFLQDRRLDFETANKCIIQITETTSNGDIMIGKNLWLKDLTSISRQIAMGMNHLASKKIVHRDLAARNVLLTSNKIVKIADFGLSKHMRNLQQLYYRIHEPEMTPAKWTAPEALCDNIYSLKSDVWSFGVLLWEIFSMGKQPYLGIPVSQLYTRLYRGYRLEQPDFATKATYALMKKCWVWDPKGRTDFSKLIDDFEETLLSVAQPYIDLAKRSDSAYSTISIGTPSDGSVPDSVFLNHGSTSSLKTNSCEEINDEKWEASEVEKQATTFTELLNPTYQV, from the exons ATGCAAA GTAAATTTACTAGAAAAGCATGGCCAAATGACATTTTCAATCGGACTCTAGGACAATCGGCCACATTCAGATGCAGCCATATTCGTTTTTTAGACGATCCGCGTTACCTTCCGCTTTTGAAAATGGaatggtttaaaaataaacataaaatccaacaaagaaagaaaaag attaaaatatttggaaaaagtGCGAAACTTTCAGTGGAAGGAATAAAATTAGAAGTATGTAATATCACAGAAGAAGATTCTGGCGAATACATCTGCAAACTGAGCTACCAAAACATGACGACCGGTTTTTGGCATTATATCTTGTCGATGCGTTCACAACTTAATGTTGCAGTTCCAG TAAATGCATCTACTTTGAAAACTGGTACTTGGACCATCGAAAATGCTACTGCTACGAATTTTCAAACGATTATCTCAAATGACGATGACGTCG GTAATGTAGAAAAGTGGAAAGTTCTCGTGGTTGGGGCCATTTTTGGTACAGGCGGGTTTCTTTTCATTACTTTGTTGTGTTGGGTTCTACCGGTGGGCTGCAGGACAAGCTTAAACTCTTTAGGCTGCCGAAAAAACAAACCTGACAAGGAAGGTCTGAGCGAAACCGAATGGAGAGAGTGCTTAAGAAAGAATCATATTCCATTGAATATTGAAAGAAAAGATTCTGGAATAGAACAGGAACaa GAAATAGATTGCATGGACGAAGAAAGATATCGTCTTTTGTTTCCATTTATAAACGATTTCGAGTGGAAGATGTTAAAAGATTCCCACATAAACAGAGAAAG CGTAAAATGTGAGGTGGAGCATTCGATGCCGATCATATTGGGTACGGGAAACTTCGGTCACGTCTACAAAGGAGAAATAAGTAGCCGAGATGGAAACAAGCGTTTAGTTGCTGTAAAGAGATTAAATG ATGGATACAAGCCTAAGGAACTAGGCCATTTCTTGATGGAGGCTTTGACTCTGTTGAAAGCTGGTAGTCATCGTAACGTCATTTCTCTGGAAGGAAGCATACTGCTGGATACACTTGCTGGATCA AATGCAGAGGAAACTTTGGAAAAACCTCCAATTCTTTTGATGGAATTAGCCGATGCTGGAAATTTAAAGCACTTTCTTCAGGATAGGCG GTTGGACTTTGAAACTGCAAACAAATGTATAATACAAATTACTGAGACGACCAGTAACGGAGATATCATGATTGGTAAGAACCTCTGGCTGAAAGATCTCACATCGATATCTCGCCAGATCGCAATGGGCATGAATCACCTTGCCAGCAAAAAG ATAGTACACAGAGACCTCGCAGCCAGGAACGTTTTGCTGACAAGTAACAAGATTGTCAAAATAGCCGACTTTGGTTTGTCAAAACACATGAGAAACCTTCAACAATTATACTATCGGATACATGAACCTGAG ATGACTCCAGCGAAATGGACAGCTCCTGAAGCACTTTGTGATAATATTTACTCGCTTAAATCAGACGT GTGGTCATTCGGAGTTTTGCtctgggaaatattttcaatggGAAAACAACCGTATCTTGGTATTCCAGTGAGTCAACTGTACACAAGACTCTACCGAGGCTACAGGCTAGAGCAGCCCGACTTTGCCACAAAAGCCAC ATACGCtttgatgaaaaaatgttgGGTTTGGGATCCGAAAGGAAGAACTGACTTCTCGAAACTAATCGATGATTTTGAAGAAACTTTGCTATCTGTCGCACAG CCGTACATTGACTTGGCTAAACGCAGTGATTCGGCATACAGCACGATCTCCATTGGAACACCATCAGATGGCAGTGTTCCAGACTCTGTTTTCCTAAATCATGGATCAACCAGCTCACTGAAGACGAATAGTTGTGAAGAAATAAATGACGAGAAATGGGAAGCAAGCGAAGTAGAAAAGCAAGCTACAACTTTTACAGAACTTCTCAATCCAACGTACCAAGTTTAG
- the LOC143448030 gene encoding galactosylceramide sulfotransferase-like isoform X2, with protein sequence MSWMKFVVLKQLRSRTTRKSICFILFGILLVSSIWWSEKRENRIYKQGLKNLHIGDGKFKCHHSTPFIGGYPGPVNFRFISCDGVETISEHHRFNASEMQHHMPADTRYFTILRNPWSQFQSSYNYYKTSLNKLVSNVQCRSMPIKYVTNGTEINVLAFLRKSEKLLNKTVPWYFRFKNSQAHDLGLDPMMEDEEEINKKILELDSQIDSVLISEHMDESMILLKNLLCAKLDDLVYQNGKTKNYEHFSLSHSDWKTFQRHNKVDIALYDYFYKKFKNDVEAFGLDNMEKETLKLRKMIKNVTSAPPRKDQHSSSKQKFKKWSKIGKLSTAEDIASRIRLPKKKAVKMAKYMMSYSGHCYELIS encoded by the exons ATGTCTTGGATGAAATTCGTGGTGTTGAAGCAATTAAGGTCGCGTACAACACGAAAATCTATTTGTTTCATACTTTTTGGAATCCTTTTAGTCTCATCAATATGGTGGAGTGAAAAACGTGAAAACCGTATCTACAAGCAAGGGCTAAAAAAT TTACATATAGGCGATGGGAAATTTAAGTGTCATCACTCAACGCCATTTATCGGTGGTTATCCTGGACCTGTTAATTTTCGATTTATTTCATGCGATGGCGTGGAAACAATATCCGAACATCACCGGTTCAACGCATCTGAAATGCAACATCATATGCCCGCAGACACAAG GTACTTCACGATTCTAAGAAACCCATGGAGTCAATTTCAGTCGTCATATAATTACTATAAAACCTCTCTAAACAAGCTTGTTTCTAACGTTCAATGTAGAAGTATGCCTATAAAATACGTCACAAATGGAACTGAAATAAATGTTCTTGCATTTCTCAGGAAATCTGAGAAGTTGTTAAACAAAACTGTGCCCTGGTACTTTAG GTTTAAAAATTCTCAAGCACACGACTTAGGATTAGATCCTATGATGGAGGATGAAgaagaaattaacaaaaaaatcttggaATTAGATTCTCAAATTGATTCTGTGTTAATAAGCGAGCACATGGATGAATCTATGATTCTACTGAAG AACTTGCTGTGTGCCAAATTGGATGACCTAGTTTATCAAAacggaaaaacaaaaaattacgAACATTTTTCCCTAAGCCATTCAGATTGGAAAACTTTTCAGCGACATAACAAAGTT GATATCGCACTTTATGACTACTTctacaaaaagtttaaaaatgatgTTGAAGCCTTCGGGTTAGATAATATGGAAAAGGAAACGTTAAAGTTGaggaaaatgataaaaaatgtaacatCTGCACCTCCTCGAAAAGATCAACATTCAagttcaaaacaaaagtttaaaaaatggtCAAAAATAGGAAAACTTTCAACTGCTGAAGATATAGCTTCCAGAATCAGACTACCAAAGAAGAAAGCAGTTAAGATGGCTAAATATATGATGAGTTATTCAGGACACTGTTATGAACTGATatcttaa
- the LOC143448030 gene encoding galactosylceramide sulfotransferase-like isoform X1, whose translation MSWMKFVVLKQLRSRTTRKSICFILFGILLVSSIWWSEKRENRIYKQGLKNRCVEPVRHFVFIRTHKTGSTTVRSVIRNIVLKNQLSTLHIGDGKFKCHHSTPFIGGYPGPVNFRFISCDGVETISEHHRFNASEMQHHMPADTRYFTILRNPWSQFQSSYNYYKTSLNKLVSNVQCRSMPIKYVTNGTEINVLAFLRKSEKLLNKTVPWYFRFKNSQAHDLGLDPMMEDEEEINKKILELDSQIDSVLISEHMDESMILLKNLLCAKLDDLVYQNGKTKNYEHFSLSHSDWKTFQRHNKVDIALYDYFYKKFKNDVEAFGLDNMEKETLKLRKMIKNVTSAPPRKDQHSSSKQKFKKWSKIGKLSTAEDIASRIRLPKKKAVKMAKYMMSYSGHCYELIS comes from the exons ATGTCTTGGATGAAATTCGTGGTGTTGAAGCAATTAAGGTCGCGTACAACACGAAAATCTATTTGTTTCATACTTTTTGGAATCCTTTTAGTCTCATCAATATGGTGGAGTGAAAAACGTGAAAACCGTATCTACAAGCAAGGGCTAAAAAAT CGTTGTGTGGAGCCAGTCCGACATTTTGTCTTTATAAGAACGCACAAAACCGGCAGTACAACAGTGAGATCTGTTATAAGAAACATTGTGTTGAAAAATCAACTATCGACG TTACATATAGGCGATGGGAAATTTAAGTGTCATCACTCAACGCCATTTATCGGTGGTTATCCTGGACCTGTTAATTTTCGATTTATTTCATGCGATGGCGTGGAAACAATATCCGAACATCACCGGTTCAACGCATCTGAAATGCAACATCATATGCCCGCAGACACAAG GTACTTCACGATTCTAAGAAACCCATGGAGTCAATTTCAGTCGTCATATAATTACTATAAAACCTCTCTAAACAAGCTTGTTTCTAACGTTCAATGTAGAAGTATGCCTATAAAATACGTCACAAATGGAACTGAAATAAATGTTCTTGCATTTCTCAGGAAATCTGAGAAGTTGTTAAACAAAACTGTGCCCTGGTACTTTAG GTTTAAAAATTCTCAAGCACACGACTTAGGATTAGATCCTATGATGGAGGATGAAgaagaaattaacaaaaaaatcttggaATTAGATTCTCAAATTGATTCTGTGTTAATAAGCGAGCACATGGATGAATCTATGATTCTACTGAAG AACTTGCTGTGTGCCAAATTGGATGACCTAGTTTATCAAAacggaaaaacaaaaaattacgAACATTTTTCCCTAAGCCATTCAGATTGGAAAACTTTTCAGCGACATAACAAAGTT GATATCGCACTTTATGACTACTTctacaaaaagtttaaaaatgatgTTGAAGCCTTCGGGTTAGATAATATGGAAAAGGAAACGTTAAAGTTGaggaaaatgataaaaaatgtaacatCTGCACCTCCTCGAAAAGATCAACATTCAagttcaaaacaaaagtttaaaaaatggtCAAAAATAGGAAAACTTTCAACTGCTGAAGATATAGCTTCCAGAATCAGACTACCAAAGAAGAAAGCAGTTAAGATGGCTAAATATATGATGAGTTATTCAGGACACTGTTATGAACTGATatcttaa